A genomic stretch from Mycobacterium cookii includes:
- a CDS encoding low molecular weight protein-tyrosine-phosphatase, with protein MSEFDSPTADRLHITFVCTGNICRSPMAEKMFAHQISERGLDDAVRVSSAGTAGWHIGKGADERTNRVLRKHGYPTDHCAAMLAVDHLNADLVIALARNHVPLIEQLGVDADRIRMLRSFDPRSGAFVRDVDDPYYGSQHDFEVAFAAIEASLPGLHKWVDERLAQNGSG; from the coding sequence GTGTCTGAATTCGATAGCCCGACGGCCGACAGACTGCACATCACGTTCGTATGCACCGGCAACATCTGCCGGTCCCCGATGGCCGAGAAGATGTTCGCCCACCAGATCAGCGAGCGCGGTCTGGACGACGCGGTGCGGGTGAGCAGTGCGGGCACCGCTGGCTGGCACATCGGCAAAGGCGCCGACGAGCGGACCAACCGGGTGCTGCGCAAGCACGGCTACCCCACCGACCACTGCGCGGCGATGCTCGCGGTCGACCACCTCAACGCCGACCTGGTGATCGCGCTGGCCCGCAACCACGTACCGCTCATCGAGCAGTTGGGCGTCGACGCCGACCGGATCCGGATGCTGCGATCCTTCGACCCACGCTCGGGCGCGTTCGTTCGCGACGTCGACGACCCCTACTACGGCAGCCAGCATGACTTCGAGGTCGCCTTCGCCGCCATCGAGGCATCGCTGCCGGGACTGCACAAGTGGGTCGACGAGCGACTGGCCCAGAACGGCTCGGGCTGA
- the panB gene encoding 3-methyl-2-oxobutanoate hydroxymethyltransferase encodes MSEQTVYGAHSSAAPRTKTRVHHLQKMKAEGHKWAMLTAYDYSTARIFDDAGIPVLLVGDSAANVVYGYDTTVPVSIDELIPLVRGVVRGAPHALVIADLPFGSYEAGPAAALDAAIRFMKEAGAHAVKLEGGERVADQIAMLTAAGIPVMAHIGFTPQSVNTLGGFRVQGRGDAAEQTIHDAIAVAEAGAFAVVMEMVPAELATQITGKLTIPTVGIGAGPNCDAQVLVWQDMAGFTGGKTAKFVKRFGDVGGELRRAATQYAHDVAASAFPADEHCF; translated from the coding sequence ATGTCTGAACAGACTGTTTACGGTGCCCATTCTTCCGCCGCTCCGCGGACCAAGACTCGCGTCCACCACCTGCAGAAGATGAAGGCCGAAGGCCACAAGTGGGCGATGCTGACCGCCTACGACTACTCGACCGCCCGCATCTTTGACGACGCCGGCATCCCCGTGCTGCTGGTCGGCGATTCCGCCGCCAACGTCGTCTACGGCTATGACACCACCGTTCCGGTGTCGATCGACGAGCTGATCCCGCTGGTGCGTGGCGTCGTACGCGGCGCGCCGCACGCTCTGGTGATCGCCGACCTGCCGTTCGGCAGCTACGAGGCTGGACCCGCCGCGGCGCTCGACGCCGCCATCCGGTTCATGAAGGAAGCCGGCGCGCATGCGGTCAAATTGGAAGGCGGCGAACGGGTCGCCGACCAGATCGCCATGCTGACGGCAGCGGGCATCCCGGTGATGGCGCACATCGGCTTCACCCCGCAGAGCGTCAACACCCTCGGCGGTTTCCGGGTGCAGGGCCGCGGAGACGCCGCCGAGCAGACCATCCACGACGCGATCGCGGTGGCCGAGGCGGGCGCGTTCGCGGTCGTCATGGAAATGGTGCCGGCCGAGTTGGCCACCCAGATCACCGGCAAGCTGACGATTCCCACCGTGGGGATCGGTGCGGGCCCCAACTGCGACGCCCAGGTGCTCGTCTGGCAGGACATGGCCGGCTTCACCGGCGGCAAGACCGCCAAGTTCGTCAAGCGCTTCGGTGACGTCGGCGGCGAATTGCGCCGGGCGGCAACGCAGTACGCGCACGACGTCGCCGCGAGTGCGTTCCCCGCTGACGAGCACTGCTTCTGA
- a CDS encoding HAD hydrolase-like protein: MTMPQLVIFDLDGTLTDSADGIVSSFRHALAEIGAAVPDGDLAGRIVGPPMHHTLAAMGLGEHTDAAIAAYRADYTTRGWAINSLFDGIGPLLADLRAAGVRLAVATSKAEPTARRILAHFGLDAHFEVVAGASVDGTRASKADVLAHALSQLRPVPERVLMVGDRRHDVEGAAAHGIDAVVVGWGYGRADFADTETVSHVATVADLRKALGV; this comes from the coding sequence ATGACCATGCCCCAACTGGTGATCTTCGATCTCGACGGCACCCTCACCGACTCCGCGGACGGCATCGTGTCCAGCTTCCGGCACGCCCTGGCCGAGATCGGCGCCGCCGTCCCGGACGGCGATCTGGCCGGCCGGATCGTCGGGCCGCCGATGCATCACACGCTGGCGGCGATGGGGCTGGGTGAGCACACCGACGCGGCCATCGCCGCCTACCGCGCGGACTACACGACCCGGGGGTGGGCCATCAACAGCCTGTTCGACGGGATCGGGCCGCTGCTGGCCGACCTGCGGGCGGCCGGTGTGCGCCTCGCGGTGGCCACCTCCAAAGCGGAGCCGACCGCCCGACGCATCCTGGCCCACTTCGGTCTCGACGCGCACTTCGAGGTTGTCGCCGGCGCCAGTGTCGACGGCACCCGCGCCAGCAAGGCCGATGTCCTGGCACATGCGCTGTCCCAACTGCGGCCGGTGCCCGAACGGGTGCTCATGGTGGGCGATCGCCGCCACGATGTCGAAGGCGCCGCGGCCCACGGCATCGACGCGGTCGTCGTCGGCTGGGGCTATGGCCGTGCGGATTTCGCCGACACCGAGACGGTGTCACACGTCGCGACGGTCGCCGATCTGCGGAAGGCTTTAGGTGTCTGA
- a CDS encoding bifunctional RNase H/acid phosphatase, whose translation MKVIIEADGGSRGNPGPAGYGSVVWTADRSTVLAESKQAIGIATNNVAEYRGLIAGLAEAAELGATEVAVLMDSKLVVEQMSGRWQIKHPDLRELNAEARARASHFDRISYRWIPRAENSHADRLANEAMDAAAQQPAPAGQVSPPSVVPETTGPPGWTGARGTATRLLLLRHGQTELSAQRRYSGRGNPALTDVGRGQADAAARYLAERGGIAAVISSPLQRSYDTATAAGKALGLDVAVDDNLIETDFGAWEGLTFGEAADRDPDLHRRWLRDTSAEPPGGESFDSVNERVCRARDRIVAEYDGSTVLLVSHVTPIKMLLREALDAGPAILYRLHLDLASLSIAEFYPDGASSVRLVNQTAYLS comes from the coding sequence GTGAAGGTGATCATCGAGGCCGACGGAGGATCGCGCGGCAATCCGGGACCGGCAGGTTACGGGTCGGTGGTGTGGACCGCGGACCGGTCCACCGTGCTGGCCGAGAGCAAGCAGGCGATCGGGATCGCCACCAACAACGTCGCCGAATATCGCGGCCTGATCGCGGGTTTGGCGGAGGCCGCCGAGCTGGGCGCCACCGAGGTCGCGGTGTTGATGGATTCCAAGTTGGTGGTCGAGCAGATGTCGGGGCGCTGGCAGATCAAACACCCCGATCTCAGGGAGCTCAACGCCGAAGCCCGAGCACGGGCGTCACACTTCGATCGGATCAGTTACCGGTGGATCCCGCGCGCGGAGAACTCGCACGCCGACCGGTTGGCCAACGAGGCAATGGACGCCGCGGCCCAGCAGCCGGCGCCGGCCGGTCAGGTGTCGCCGCCGTCCGTCGTACCCGAGACCACCGGACCACCGGGGTGGACCGGCGCGCGCGGCACCGCCACCCGCCTGCTCTTGCTGCGGCACGGTCAGACCGAACTATCGGCGCAGCGGCGCTATTCGGGACGCGGCAACCCGGCCCTGACCGATGTGGGCCGTGGGCAGGCGGACGCGGCCGCCCGCTATCTCGCAGAGCGCGGCGGCATCGCGGCTGTGATCAGCTCACCGCTGCAGCGCTCCTACGACACCGCGACGGCCGCCGGCAAAGCACTGGGTCTGGACGTCGCCGTCGACGACAACCTGATCGAAACCGACTTCGGCGCATGGGAGGGGCTGACATTCGGCGAGGCCGCCGACCGCGATCCCGACCTGCACCGGCGTTGGTTGCGTGACACCAGCGCCGAACCCCCCGGCGGCGAGAGCTTCGACAGCGTCAACGAGCGGGTCTGCCGGGCGCGGGACCGGATCGTCGCCGAATACGACGGCAGCACCGTGCTGCTGGTGTCACACGTGACCCCGATCAAAATGCTGCTGCGGGAGGCTCTCGACGCCGGGCCGGCCATCCTGTATCGGCTGCACCTCGATCTGGCGTCATTGAGCATCGCCGAGTTCTACCCGGACGGCGCGTCGTCGGTCCGACTGGTTAACCAGACTGCGTACCTGAGTTAG
- a CDS encoding WS/DGAT/MGAT family O-acyltransferase has product MQRLSGLDASFLYLETPSQSLHVCSILDLDTSTMPGGYTFDRLRDELALRIKAMPEFREKLADSPLNLDHPVWVEDNNFDVNRHVHRIGLPPPGGRSELAEICGHIAGLPLDRTRPLWEMWVIEGVAGTDAQQGGRLAVMTKVHHACVDGVTGANLMSQLCSTEADAPPPDPVDGVGGANQIEIALTGAVKFAARPLRLANALTDTATSVVKTVLRARSGQTMAPPFAAPRTAFNATITSHRNISYAQLDLEDIKKVKDYFGVKVNDVVMALVSGVLRHFLLDRGELPESSLVAMVPVSVHGKSDRPGRNQVSGMFSSLQTHIADPAERIRAIADANSVAKQHSSAISATLLQDWSQFAAPAVFGLAMRAYARTSLTKSMPVHNLVVSNVPGPQVPLYFLGSEVKAMYPLGPVFHGSGLNITVMSLTGKLDVGIIACPELVPDLWDLADDFAVGMEELLVATR; this is encoded by the coding sequence ATGCAGCGCCTCAGCGGACTCGACGCCAGTTTCCTCTATCTGGAGACGCCATCGCAGTCGTTGCATGTGTGCTCGATTCTGGACCTCGACACGTCGACGATGCCGGGCGGTTACACCTTCGACCGGCTGCGCGACGAGCTGGCTCTGCGGATCAAGGCGATGCCGGAATTCCGGGAAAAGCTAGCTGACAGTCCGCTGAATCTCGATCATCCGGTTTGGGTGGAAGACAACAACTTCGACGTGAATCGCCACGTTCATCGCATCGGGCTGCCGCCACCGGGCGGGCGATCGGAGTTGGCCGAGATCTGCGGTCACATCGCCGGGTTGCCGCTGGATCGCACCCGGCCGCTGTGGGAGATGTGGGTCATCGAGGGAGTCGCGGGCACCGACGCCCAGCAGGGCGGTCGGCTGGCCGTGATGACCAAGGTGCATCACGCCTGCGTGGACGGTGTCACCGGGGCCAATCTGATGTCCCAGCTGTGTAGCACCGAGGCCGACGCGCCACCGCCGGATCCGGTCGACGGCGTCGGCGGCGCCAACCAGATCGAGATCGCCCTGACTGGCGCCGTGAAGTTCGCCGCCAGGCCACTGCGCCTGGCCAACGCGCTCACCGATACCGCGACATCGGTGGTCAAGACGGTGCTGCGGGCGCGTAGCGGCCAGACCATGGCGCCACCGTTCGCGGCCCCGCGCACCGCGTTCAACGCCACCATCACTTCGCATCGCAACATCTCTTACGCGCAGCTGGACCTCGAGGACATCAAGAAGGTCAAGGACTATTTCGGCGTCAAGGTCAACGACGTGGTGATGGCGCTGGTGTCCGGGGTCCTGCGGCACTTCCTGCTCGACCGGGGTGAATTGCCGGAGTCGTCGCTGGTGGCGATGGTGCCGGTGTCGGTGCACGGGAAGTCGGATCGGCCTGGGCGCAACCAGGTTTCGGGTATGTTCTCCAGTCTGCAGACCCACATCGCCGACCCGGCGGAGCGGATCAGGGCCATCGCCGACGCGAATTCGGTTGCCAAACAACATAGTTCGGCGATCAGCGCCACCCTGCTGCAGGATTGGTCACAGTTCGCCGCGCCCGCCGTCTTCGGCCTCGCGATGCGGGCGTATGCCCGCACCAGCCTCACCAAGAGCATGCCGGTGCACAATCTGGTGGTCTCCAACGTGCCGGGTCCACAGGTTCCGCTGTATTTCCTGGGCAGCGAGGTCAAGGCGATGTATCCGCTGGGCCCGGTGTTCCACGGTTCGGGGCTCAACATCACCGTGATGTCGTTGACCGGCAAACTCGACGTTGGGATCATCGCCTGCCCGGAGCTGGTGCCAGACCTGTGGGACTTGGCCGACGACTTCGCGGTCGGAATGGAAGAACTGCTGGTCGCGACACGTTAG
- the cobC gene encoding Rv2231c family pyridoxal phosphate-dependent protein CobC produces the protein MPRLCPVRGAVTVSDVASRQSNVRYHGDQAAEPGMLDFAVNVRHPRPPAWLTELLAARLTDLARYPGRDDERAAIQAVATRHGRATDEVSLLAGTAEGFALLPNLRPTLAALIAPSFTEPDVALTAAGVPVYHEVLAPPFGLAGVRVPDAADLVVVGNPTNPTSVLHTREQILALRRPGRIVVVDEAFADSVPGEPESLAGESLPDVLVLRSLTKTWSLAGLRVGYALGAPDVLARLTATRPHWPLGTLQLAAVAACCAPGAVADAAADARRLAVLRTAMLSGLWAAGAEPVDGCAPFVLFAVGDAELTRKKLHVNGIAVRRCDTFVGLNGHYLRAAVRPEWPVLVEAIGALR, from the coding sequence ATGCCGCGACTGTGTCCGGTTCGCGGGGCCGTTACTGTCTCAGATGTGGCGAGTCGGCAATCGAACGTGCGTTATCACGGGGATCAGGCCGCCGAACCGGGCATGCTCGACTTCGCCGTCAACGTCCGTCATCCGCGGCCACCGGCCTGGTTGACCGAACTGCTCGCGGCACGCCTGACCGACCTGGCGCGCTACCCGGGCCGCGACGACGAGCGCGCAGCGATCCAGGCGGTCGCTACCCGGCACGGCCGGGCAACCGACGAGGTTTCGTTGCTGGCCGGAACCGCCGAGGGATTCGCATTGCTGCCCAACCTGCGACCGACGCTGGCGGCGCTCATCGCGCCGTCGTTCACCGAACCCGACGTCGCGCTGACAGCCGCCGGGGTGCCGGTGTATCACGAGGTGCTCGCTCCGCCGTTCGGCCTGGCCGGGGTGCGGGTGCCCGATGCCGCGGACCTCGTGGTCGTCGGCAACCCCACGAATCCGACGTCGGTGTTGCACACCCGCGAGCAGATCCTGGCGTTGCGCCGGCCCGGCCGCATTGTCGTGGTCGACGAGGCGTTCGCCGATTCGGTTCCCGGCGAACCGGAATCGCTGGCCGGCGAGTCGCTGCCCGACGTGCTGGTGCTGCGCAGCCTGACCAAGACGTGGTCGCTGGCCGGACTGCGGGTGGGCTACGCGTTGGGCGCCCCGGATGTGTTGGCGCGGCTGACCGCAACGCGTCCGCACTGGCCGCTGGGCACGCTGCAGCTTGCCGCTGTCGCCGCCTGTTGCGCGCCGGGGGCGGTGGCCGACGCCGCGGCGGATGCCCGTCGGCTGGCGGTGTTGCGTACGGCGATGTTGTCCGGTTTGTGGGCGGCGGGAGCCGAGCCGGTCGACGGCTGTGCTCCGTTCGTGCTGTTCGCCGTCGGTGATGCGGAGCTGACCCGAAAGAAATTGCACGTCAATGGAATTGCAGTACGACGATGCGACACGTTCGTCGGGTTGAACGGACACTATCTGCGTGCCGCGGTGCGGCCGGAGTGGCCGGTTCTGGTCGAGGCGATCGGGGCGCTGCGATGA
- a CDS encoding CYTH and CHAD domain-containing protein: MPGRYLEVERKFDVGESTPPPSFDGVDGIVRVENAASESLDAVYFDTPARDLAAHRITLRRRTGGGDAGWHLKLPTGPDARTEVRAPLGAEHDPPAELLDVVLAIVRDRPLNPVARISTTRKIQLLHGADDSALAEFCDDQVTAGQGADGTVDAQRWREWELELVGDGADADLMDALCNRMLEAGARPAGHGSKLARVLDVAPTKRPGDKLHRALAEQIDQLLVWDRAVRADADDAVHQMRVTARKIRSLLQAAPDSFGLAGDASIIDELRELGNALGVARDAEVLAERYRSALDDLPPELVRGPIRERLVDGAAGRYRAGLRHALAALRLPRYFRLLHNVEALVAADPSTQEKTATGTVAAAGKKVRRAAEEARNAADRDGAIHRIRKRAKRLRYTAAATGAKKVSKRAKEVQSLLGDHQDSVVSREHLTQQAEAAHAAGEDTFTYGLLFQREADLALDCRTRLEPALRKLDKAVRKLSS, translated from the coding sequence ATGCCTGGCCGCTATCTCGAAGTCGAGCGAAAGTTCGACGTCGGCGAATCCACGCCGCCGCCGTCATTCGACGGTGTCGACGGGATCGTCAGGGTGGAGAACGCCGCCTCGGAATCGCTGGACGCGGTGTACTTCGACACCCCGGCCCGGGATCTGGCGGCGCATCGGATCACGTTGCGCCGCCGCACCGGTGGCGGTGACGCCGGCTGGCATCTGAAGCTGCCGACCGGCCCCGACGCCCGCACCGAGGTGCGGGCACCGTTGGGCGCTGAGCACGATCCGCCGGCCGAGCTGCTCGACGTGGTGCTGGCCATCGTCCGAGACCGCCCGCTGAACCCGGTGGCACGGATCAGCACCACCCGCAAAATTCAGCTGCTGCACGGCGCCGACGACTCGGCCCTGGCCGAATTCTGCGATGACCAGGTCACCGCGGGGCAAGGCGCCGACGGCACTGTCGATGCGCAGCGGTGGCGGGAGTGGGAGCTCGAACTCGTCGGCGACGGAGCGGACGCCGATCTGATGGACGCGCTCTGCAACCGCATGCTCGAGGCCGGTGCCCGCCCCGCTGGGCATGGCTCCAAGCTGGCGCGGGTGCTCGACGTAGCGCCCACCAAACGGCCCGGCGACAAACTGCATCGCGCGCTGGCCGAACAGATCGACCAGCTGCTGGTGTGGGACCGGGCCGTGCGGGCCGACGCCGACGACGCCGTGCACCAGATGCGGGTGACCGCCCGCAAGATCCGCAGCCTGTTACAGGCCGCGCCGGATTCGTTCGGCCTCGCCGGCGACGCGTCGATCATCGACGAACTGCGCGAGCTGGGCAATGCGCTCGGGGTTGCCCGCGACGCCGAAGTCCTGGCCGAGCGGTATCGCAGCGCCCTCGACGATCTGCCGCCGGAGCTGGTCCGCGGACCCATCCGGGAACGGCTGGTCGACGGCGCGGCAGGCCGTTATCGGGCCGGACTGCGACATGCGTTGGCCGCCTTGCGATTGCCGCGCTATTTCCGTCTGCTCCACAACGTGGAGGCATTGGTCGCGGCGGACCCGTCGACTCAGGAGAAGACCGCGACAGGCACCGTCGCGGCGGCGGGTAAGAAGGTCCGCAGGGCCGCCGAGGAGGCCCGGAATGCGGCAGACCGCGACGGTGCGATACATCGAATCCGTAAGCGTGCCAAGCGACTTCGTTACACAGCTGCGGCGACCGGTGCGAAGAAGGTGTCCAAGCGGGCCAAAGAAGTACAGTCGCTGCTCGGCGATCACCAGGACAGCGTGGTCAGCCGCGAACATCTGACGCAGCAGGCCGAGGCCGCGCACGCAGCAGGCGAAGACACCTTCACCTACGGACTGCTTTTCCAACGGGAAGCCGACCTGGCTCTGGACTGCCGCACGCGACTCGAGCCGGCGCTGCGCAAGCTCGACAAGGCCGTGCGCAAGCTGTCGAGCTGA
- a CDS encoding DMT family transporter — translation MEWVASHAFAIGSALLAAFFAAVGIVVRQRAIQAEAGHLEGAGAIVTSWVRQPSWWAGTLGAIGGYVFQALALAHGSLLLVQPLLVSSLLFVLPLGARFSHQHVRGRDWGWALLLTAALTVFVLVGQPREGHYRPPVPAWTVALIGSAPVVIVCVLAARRTIGRTRAMLLATAVAVLLGMIAVLTKVSTHRLAVHGWHGLLTVPAPYLLVALAVAVTVLQQSAFHAGALQASVPIMLVGEPVVAVLLGVVVLGEHLVVRGPGAVILVLAVAAMTAATIALGRDSASAATQSVGETAAVG, via the coding sequence GTGGAGTGGGTAGCCTCGCACGCTTTCGCGATCGGATCGGCGTTGCTCGCCGCGTTCTTTGCTGCGGTAGGCATCGTGGTGCGGCAGCGCGCGATCCAAGCGGAGGCAGGGCACCTGGAGGGCGCTGGCGCAATCGTGACGTCCTGGGTTCGCCAGCCGTCGTGGTGGGCCGGGACGCTCGGCGCGATCGGTGGGTATGTGTTTCAGGCGCTGGCCCTGGCGCACGGTTCGCTGCTGCTGGTGCAGCCCCTGCTGGTGTCCTCGTTGTTGTTTGTGCTGCCGCTCGGCGCGCGGTTCTCCCATCAGCATGTGCGCGGCCGTGATTGGGGTTGGGCGTTGCTGCTGACGGCGGCGCTCACCGTGTTCGTCCTGGTGGGCCAGCCGCGCGAAGGCCACTACCGTCCGCCGGTGCCGGCCTGGACCGTGGCGCTGATCGGATCAGCGCCGGTGGTGATCGTCTGTGTGCTCGCGGCGCGCCGAACGATCGGTCGAACGCGCGCGATGCTGTTGGCCACCGCCGTCGCCGTGCTGCTCGGGATGATCGCGGTCCTGACGAAGGTCAGCACGCACCGCCTGGCCGTGCACGGGTGGCACGGCTTGTTGACGGTGCCGGCGCCGTATCTGCTGGTGGCGCTCGCGGTCGCGGTCACCGTCTTGCAGCAGTCGGCATTTCACGCCGGCGCCTTGCAGGCGTCGGTGCCGATCATGCTCGTCGGTGAGCCCGTGGTGGCGGTGTTGTTGGGTGTGGTGGTCCTCGGCGAGCATCTGGTGGTGCGTGGTCCGGGCGCCGTGATTCTGGTGTTGGCTGTCGCAGCGATGACGGCGGCGACCATTGCGCTGGGACGCGATTCCGCCTCTGCAGCAACGCAGTCCGTCGGTGAGACGGCAGCGGTGGGGTAG
- a CDS encoding 2OG-Fe(II) oxygenase: MPPTPWTKRVDAADWGAIAAAVDDFGGALLPRLLTPTEARRLRTLFTDDDLFRSTVDMGPRRYGSGQYRYFRAPYPEPIEQLKQALYPRLLPIARDWWTRLGRDAPWPDSLDEWLDVCHAAGQTRSTALMLRYATDDWNALHRDLYGDLVFPLQVVINLSDPDTEFTGGEFMLVEQRARAQSRGTATQLPQGHGYVFTTRDRPVRSARGWSAAAVRHGLSVVRSGERFALGLIFHDAA, from the coding sequence ATGCCGCCGACACCGTGGACAAAGCGCGTCGACGCCGCCGACTGGGGCGCCATCGCTGCCGCCGTCGACGACTTCGGCGGGGCACTCCTGCCCCGGCTCCTCACACCCACCGAGGCGCGCCGGCTGCGCACGCTGTTCACCGACGACGACCTGTTCCGCTCCACCGTCGACATGGGGCCGCGCCGCTACGGTTCAGGGCAGTACCGCTATTTCCGCGCGCCCTATCCCGAGCCGATCGAGCAACTCAAACAGGCGCTGTACCCGCGACTGTTGCCGATCGCCCGGGACTGGTGGACGCGGCTGGGCCGAGATGCGCCGTGGCCGGACAGCCTCGACGAGTGGCTCGACGTGTGCCACGCGGCCGGCCAAACCAGATCGACGGCGCTGATGCTGCGGTACGCAACAGACGACTGGAACGCCCTGCACCGAGACCTCTACGGCGACTTGGTGTTTCCGCTGCAGGTCGTGATCAACCTCAGTGACCCGGACACCGAGTTCACCGGCGGGGAGTTCATGCTCGTCGAACAGCGGGCGCGGGCCCAGTCACGCGGCACCGCAACACAATTGCCACAGGGCCACGGCTATGTGTTCACCACCCGCGACCGGCCGGTGCGTTCGGCTCGCGGCTGGTCGGCCGCGGCCGTGCGGCATGGGCTGTCGGTCGTGCGGTCGGGCGAGCGGTTCGCGCTCGGCCTGATCTTCCACGACGCCGCCTGA
- a CDS encoding zinc ribbon domain-containing protein → MKAEVAQQHSLLEVAELDGELAKLAHRAANLPERQQIARIQADQTAVNDRSGALQIALEDLDTQVSRFESEIDAVRQREDRDRSLLQSVADSKQLSELQHELETLERRQSSLEDSLLEVMEHREQLQSQRAAEQSVIETLHAELASAQRALDATLGDIEHLRRLHTSRRDELTTALNPELVALYERQRAGGGPGAGPLQGRRCGACRIEIDRGEMARISAAPEDEVLRCPECNAILLRVKDVRP, encoded by the coding sequence ATGAAAGCCGAAGTCGCACAGCAGCACTCGTTGCTCGAAGTTGCCGAACTGGACGGCGAGCTGGCCAAGCTCGCGCATCGCGCGGCCAACTTGCCCGAGCGGCAGCAGATCGCGCGGATACAGGCCGACCAAACCGCCGTGAACGACAGGTCGGGTGCCCTGCAGATTGCGTTGGAAGACTTGGACACTCAGGTCTCGAGGTTCGAGTCCGAGATCGACGCGGTGCGCCAGCGTGAGGATCGGGACCGTTCGCTGCTGCAGTCGGTCGCCGATTCCAAACAGCTGTCGGAGTTGCAACACGAGTTGGAGACCCTGGAACGTCGCCAGTCCAGCCTAGAGGATTCGCTGCTGGAGGTGATGGAACACCGCGAGCAGTTGCAGTCCCAGCGGGCCGCCGAGCAGTCCGTCATCGAGACGTTGCACGCCGAATTGGCCTCGGCGCAGCGCGCTCTGGACGCCACCCTGGGCGATATCGAACACCTGCGCCGGCTTCACACGTCGCGGCGTGACGAGCTCACCACGGCGTTGAACCCCGAACTGGTCGCGTTGTACGAGCGGCAGCGGGCCGGCGGCGGCCCCGGGGCGGGTCCGTTGCAAGGCCGTCGCTGCGGGGCATGCCGGATCGAGATCGACCGTGGCGAGATGGCCCGGATCTCTGCGGCCCCCGAAGACGAGGTGTTGCGCTGCCCGGAGTGCAACGCAATCCTGTTGCGCGTCAAGGATGTACGACCGTGA
- a CDS encoding Nif3-like dinuclear metal center hexameric protein → MTVRLATVIEALDEAYPPGLAQSWDSVGLVCGDPDDELSSVTIAVDATAAVVAEVPDGGLLLAHHPLLLRGVDTVAASTAKGALVHRLIRSGRSLFTAHTNADSASPGVSDALAHALGLTVEAVLEPSSGRDLDKWVIFVPPENADAVRAAIFAAGAGHIGDYSQCSWSVTGTGQFLPEAGAAPAIGSVGAVERVVEDRIEVIAPAGARRQVLSAMRDAHPYEEPAFDIIALAPPPGDVGLGRIGTLPRPEPLSAFVSRVESGLPATSWGVRAAGNPEMAVSRVAVCGGAGDSLLRTVAAAGVDAYVTADLRHHPADEHLRASEVALVDVAHWASEYPWCEQAADVLREVFGDALPVRVCPVRTDPWNVDNGHGGDKR, encoded by the coding sequence ATGACGGTTCGGTTGGCGACGGTCATCGAGGCGCTCGACGAGGCGTACCCGCCCGGGCTTGCGCAGTCGTGGGATTCCGTCGGCTTGGTCTGCGGCGACCCCGACGACGAGCTCAGCTCGGTGACCATTGCGGTCGATGCGACCGCGGCGGTGGTCGCCGAGGTTCCCGACGGCGGTCTGCTGCTCGCGCATCACCCGTTGCTGCTGCGCGGGGTCGACACGGTGGCCGCCAGTACCGCCAAGGGTGCGCTGGTGCATCGCCTGATCCGTTCCGGCCGTTCGTTGTTCACCGCGCACACCAACGCCGACTCGGCGTCGCCGGGTGTGTCGGACGCGTTGGCCCACGCGCTCGGTCTGACCGTGGAGGCGGTGCTGGAACCGTCTTCCGGTCGTGATCTGGACAAGTGGGTGATCTTCGTGCCGCCGGAGAACGCCGACGCGGTGCGGGCGGCGATCTTTGCGGCCGGGGCCGGTCACATCGGCGACTACTCCCAGTGCAGTTGGAGTGTCACCGGCACCGGCCAGTTCCTGCCGGAGGCCGGGGCGGCGCCGGCGATAGGCAGCGTCGGCGCGGTGGAACGCGTGGTCGAAGACCGCATCGAGGTGATCGCGCCCGCGGGTGCGCGGCGACAGGTGCTGTCGGCGATGCGCGACGCGCACCCCTACGAGGAGCCGGCATTCGACATCATCGCGCTGGCGCCACCGCCCGGCGACGTCGGGCTGGGACGGATCGGCACGCTGCCACGGCCAGAGCCGTTGAGCGCGTTCGTGTCCCGGGTCGAGTCCGGGCTGCCGGCCACGTCGTGGGGCGTGCGTGCGGCGGGCAACCCGGAGATGGCGGTATCGCGGGTGGCGGTGTGCGGGGGAGCTGGCGACTCGTTGCTCCGCACCGTCGCCGCAGCCGGCGTCGATGCCTACGTCACGGCGGATCTGCGTCACCATCCCGCTGACGAGCACCTGCGCGCGTCCGAGGTGGCGCTGGTAGACGTAGCGCACTGGGCCAGCGAGTACCCGTGGTGCGAGCAGGCCGCCGATGTGCTCCGCGAGGTTTTCGGCGACGCGCTGCCGGTTCGGGTATGCCCCGTCCGGACCGACCCGTGGAACGTCGACAATGGTCACGGGGGTGACAAGAGATGA